A stretch of Cicer arietinum cultivar CDC Frontier isolate Library 1 chromosome 5, Cicar.CDCFrontier_v2.0, whole genome shotgun sequence DNA encodes these proteins:
- the LOC101505224 gene encoding vacuolar-processing enzyme-like encodes MDRRMRFWDVALIVMVCMSVTVTKSNGARPLNNQLQEGTGVKWAFLVAGSRGYGNYRHQADVCHAYQVLKSGGLKDENIIVMMYDDIADSIENPIPGAIINQPDGPDVFQGVPLDYTGPDANINNFYAVLRGYKSGLIGGSGKVLSSKPEDTVFIYIASHGNKGFIGLPDDNVVYADQFLEALKINYKKMVIYIESCNSGSMFEGLLRDDLNIYATTSARADENSHAFYCPGGIMPPPPYYNVCLGDLYSISWLEFR; translated from the exons atggaCCGAAGGATGAGGTTTTGGGATGTTGCACTAATAGTAATGGTATGCATGAGTGTAACAGTGACAAAGTCAAACGGTGCGCGTCCTTTGAACAACCAACTTCAAGAAGGGACAGGGGTAAAATGGGCTTTCCTAGTTGCTGGTTCTAGAGGTTATGGAAATTATAGGCACCAAGCTGATGTATGTCATGCCTATCAAGTATTAAAAAGTGGGGGTCTTAAAGATGAAAATATCATTGTTATGATGTATGATGATATCGCCGATAGTATAGAAAATCCAATCCCTGGCGCTATAATTAATCAACCAGATGGGCCAGATGTTTTTCAGGGCGTTCCTTTG GATTATACAGGACCGGATgcaaatataaacaatttttacgCAGTGCTTAGAGGCTACAAAAGTGGTCTTATTGGAGGTAGCGGTAAGGTACTCAGTAGTAAGCCTGAAGATACCGTATTCATTTACATTGCTAGTCATGGTAACAAAGGGTTTATAG GATTGCCAGATGACAACGTTGTATATGCCGACCAGTTCTTAGAGGCATTGAAAATCAATTACAAAAAAATG GTGATATACATAGAATCATGTAACTCTGGGAGCATGTTTGAAGGGCTTCTTCGAgatgatttaaatatttatgcaaCCACATCTGCCAGAGCAGATGAGAATAGTCATGCGTTTTACTGTCCAGGTGGAATAATGCCTCCACCGCCTTATTATAACGTTTGTTTGGGTGATTTGTACAGTATTTCTTGGTTGGAATTCAG ATAG